Within the Ochrobactrum vermis genome, the region CGAAACCAAAGTGCCGGTTCTGGCCGCCAATCAGGTGGACATGACGATTTCGCCGCTCTCCATGACCAAGCAGCGGCAGGAAGTTGTTGATTTCGTCACCTATTCGCGCACGGCTTTGTGCGTGTTCGGCAAAGCGTCCAACCCCAAGGTTTCGGAAGCCAAGTCAGTTGACGATTTCGACAAGCCGGAAGTGACCATTGCCTATTTCACAGGCGGCGGTGAGGAGAACTGGGTCAAGGAACGCTTTCCGAGGGCTACGCTTCGCGGTGTGACGAGTGCGGGAACGGCGGCCCCGATGGAAGAAATCATGGCGGGTCGTGCGGACGTTGCGCCGATCAATCGCATTCCCTTTGTGGCCCTCAGTCGCAATGTGAAGGGGCTTGAAGCACTGCCGCGCGCAAACAACTGTCAGGACAGCACCGAAGCTGTCAATGAAATCGGTCTGGCCATTGACAAGAACCAGCCAGAATATCTCGCATGGCTGAAAGCCGTGACTGAGCCGATGCTTCCAGAGCTTCTCAAGGAGGAAGAAGCAGAAGTCTCCAAAATGTAAGCCATATGGACTTAGCGCGCGCCGGTTTTGGTGCGCGCAAATCACGTTCTGTTCAGGCAGGACTTTCAGGGTCCCGGATCTCTGGATATTGACAATGGAATTCAATTTCAGCGCTATTCTTGATAGTTGGCAGTTCCTGCTCAGCGGCTTGGTGGTGACACTTCTGCTGGCCGCCAGCGTGAGTGTATTGAGCTTCTTTCTAGGGCTGCTGCTCACCGTCGCCCGCCTTTATGGCCCGAACTGGCTGAGCCGCATCACGATCTTCTACATCGATACGATGCGCGCTATTCCGGTGCTGGTGGTTCTCGTCTGGGTCTATTTCGCCTTACCGATCACAACCGGGATCAATCTGCCACCGTTCTGGTCGGCGCTGTTCTCGCTGTCGTTGCATCTGGCCGCCTATGTTGCCGAAGTGATGCGCGCTGGCATCCAGTCTGTGCGCCCCGGTCAGGTGCGCGCCGGTCTGGCGCTCGGCATGTCGCAGGCACAGGTCCTGCGCAAGATCGTGCTGCCGCAGGCTTTCGTGCGCATGCTGCCATCCTTTGGATCGCTGCTGTCGCTTGCGGTTAAGGATACGGCTATAGCCACCGTGATCGCCGTGCCGGAACTCATGCGCCGTGCTGAAGCAATTGCCGGCCAGAAATATGCGCCTGTCGAGGCGTATACCACCGTAATGATCCTTTATTTCATCATCATCTTCCCGCTCACCCGAGGCGTCGACATGCTCTATCGCCGCATTTCCTTCCTGGGGCGCTCATGAGTTTCGATTGGTCTATCATATGGAAAAGCCTGCCCGCCTTGGGCCATGGCGCCTTGATCACCATCGCGCTGACTGTGCTGACGATGCTGCTCGCAACGCCTTTGGGGATTCTGATTGCGGTCATGCGTGAATCGCGCTTCAAAATCGTTGCGCTGATTGCGACTTGTTATGTGGAACTGCTGCGCAATCTACCAATCATTCTGGTCGTCTATTGGGCGTTTTATGTGCTGCCCATGATGAGCGGTCTTGCACTTTCGCCATTTCTGACCGGGCTTGTCGCGCTGGTCGCCAACAATGCCGCCTATAATTCGGAAACGTTCCGCTCTGGTATCCGTTCAATCCGCAAGGGACAGACCGAGGCAGGCCTGGCGCTGGGAATGAGCGAGTGGACGGCTTTCCGTAAGATCGTGCTGCCGCAGGCTTCGCGCCGCGTTTTGCCGGTGCTGGCGACTACATGGGTCACGCTGTTCAAGGACACGTCGCTGGTATCGGTGATCGCGGTCGGCGATCTGGCTCATACGGCGCTGCAAATTCGCTCGCAGACCTTCCGCGTGATCGAGCTTCTGACCGCAATGGCGGCGATTTACTGGCTGCTGGGCTATCCGCAGGCCAAAATTGTTGACTGGATTCACCGCAAGTACGGGGTTACCGAATGACATCTTCCAACACAACACCCGTAAAGACCGGCGACGTTGTTATTGAATATCGCAATGTCCGCAAATCCTATGGCACATTTGAAGCTCTCAAGGATGTCAGCCTGAAAGTGCATCGCGGACAGGTCGTGTGCCTCATTGGCCCGTCCGGATCTGGTAAATCCACGCTGCTGCGCTGCACCAATGGTCTGGAAGCCATCAATGGCGGTGAGATCAAAATTGATGGCACCGTGCTTACGCAGGATCCGAAACAGGTTCGTGCCATGCGCCAGCGCATGGGCATGGTGTTTCAGAATTTCGAGCTTTTTCCGCACAAGAATGCGCTCGGCAATATCATGATGGGGCCGACCACCGTTTTGGGTCTGTCGGAAGGGGAAGCAAAAGAACGTGCTTTGGCTTTGCTTGCCAAGGTGGGGCTTTCGGACAAGGCGGAAAATTTCCCGTCCAACCTGTCAGGCGGACAGCAGCAGCGCGTTGCCATCGCCAGAGCTCTTGCAATGGAACCGGAAGTCATGCTTTTTGACGAACCGACATCGGCGCTCGATCCCGAAACCATCGGCGAAGTGCTCAATGTCATGAAACGGCTGGCGGATGACGGAATGACCATGATTGTCGTGACCCACGAAATGACCTTCGCCCGGCGTGTTGCCGATCAGGTCGTGGTCTTTGCCGATGGGCAGATCATCGAACAGGGGCCACCGAAGCAAATTTTTGAAAATCCGAAAACTGCGCGCACGAAGGATTTCCTGAGCCATCTTGGCTGGGACGGCTGACGCATGGCAGTGCTTCCCGGATTGACGTATAATCCTGAAAAGCCGGTGCCTGGCGTGGGCGCTCCCCCCACGGTGGGAAGCATTCTCGATGCTATTCGTAACGATATCATCACCCTGCGCCTCATGCCGGGCAAACGGGTTTCAGAAAACGAACTCGCCCGACATTTCGGTACGAGTCGCACGCCGGTCCGCGAGGCCCTGTTGCGGTTGGTCGATCAGGGGCTTGTGGAGGTCTGGCCGCAGCGCGGCACCTTCATCATGCCGATTTCACTGGCCGCCGTGCAGCGCGCGCGTTTCGTGCGCAATGCGGTGGAAGTTGCGGTTTTCAAACGTGCCGCCGAAGAAGGGCTTGCTGCGTCCATAATGGCCGAACTCGACGCCATCATCGCGATGCAGGAAGGTTCAAAGGATTCTCCTGAGGATTTCACCATCGCTGACGATGCCTTTCATCGCACCGTCGCCAATGGAATCCGGATGGGCGACATATGGAGCCTACTGGAACGGGAAAAAGCCCAGTTTGATCGTTTACGCTTTCTAAGCCTGCCCAATGTTACTCCCGTTGAATTGCTCATCGAGCAGCATAAGGCCATGCTATCAGCTGTTAAACGCCGCGATCCGGCTGCGGCGGAAGCTGCCGTGCACGTTCATCTTTCGGAAGTTTTGAAAGTCACCGAACATTTGGCCCAGCGGTATCCCGATCTTATCGTCAACGACCTTTGAACGGCTGGATCAATAAGTCTCCGCTTCATGTTGGATGGCCGCGACTATGCCATTGGTAAGCATCCGATTGAGACACGAAACCACCTGTTCGGCAAATGGCCCTTCCATCAGCGCGGGCGGCAGCAGGCCCGGCAATGCGGCATAAGCGGCAAATATATCTGATGCAGATTTTGCATCGGCCAGCGCTGTGGTGATTTCTTCACCACGTGGATCATTCAGCGGATACGGCTGGCCATTCTCATGGTGACCCAGACCGTAACGCATCCACGCCGCTATGGCGAA harbors:
- a CDS encoding substrate-binding periplasmic protein — its product is MKKLLWAVVAATAMNVVPLAGSAQAQEVPAPGKSARIDAIKNSGELRAGVLANPPWLVEDTTGSGQPWRGPAWTLAQTYADKLGVKLVPVLVSHETKVPVLAANQVDMTISPLSMTKQRQEVVDFVTYSRTALCVFGKASNPKVSEAKSVDDFDKPEVTIAYFTGGGEENWVKERFPRATLRGVTSAGTAAPMEEIMAGRADVAPINRIPFVALSRNVKGLEALPRANNCQDSTEAVNEIGLAIDKNQPEYLAWLKAVTEPMLPELLKEEEAEVSKM
- a CDS encoding amino acid ABC transporter permease, producing the protein MEFNFSAILDSWQFLLSGLVVTLLLAASVSVLSFFLGLLLTVARLYGPNWLSRITIFYIDTMRAIPVLVVLVWVYFALPITTGINLPPFWSALFSLSLHLAAYVAEVMRAGIQSVRPGQVRAGLALGMSQAQVLRKIVLPQAFVRMLPSFGSLLSLAVKDTAIATVIAVPELMRRAEAIAGQKYAPVEAYTTVMILYFIIIFPLTRGVDMLYRRISFLGRS
- a CDS encoding amino acid ABC transporter permease — encoded protein: MSFDWSIIWKSLPALGHGALITIALTVLTMLLATPLGILIAVMRESRFKIVALIATCYVELLRNLPIILVVYWAFYVLPMMSGLALSPFLTGLVALVANNAAYNSETFRSGIRSIRKGQTEAGLALGMSEWTAFRKIVLPQASRRVLPVLATTWVTLFKDTSLVSVIAVGDLAHTALQIRSQTFRVIELLTAMAAIYWLLGYPQAKIVDWIHRKYGVTE
- a CDS encoding amino acid ABC transporter ATP-binding protein, with protein sequence MTSSNTTPVKTGDVVIEYRNVRKSYGTFEALKDVSLKVHRGQVVCLIGPSGSGKSTLLRCTNGLEAINGGEIKIDGTVLTQDPKQVRAMRQRMGMVFQNFELFPHKNALGNIMMGPTTVLGLSEGEAKERALALLAKVGLSDKAENFPSNLSGGQQQRVAIARALAMEPEVMLFDEPTSALDPETIGEVLNVMKRLADDGMTMIVVTHEMTFARRVADQVVVFADGQIIEQGPPKQIFENPKTARTKDFLSHLGWDG
- a CDS encoding GntR family transcriptional regulator; its protein translation is MAVLPGLTYNPEKPVPGVGAPPTVGSILDAIRNDIITLRLMPGKRVSENELARHFGTSRTPVREALLRLVDQGLVEVWPQRGTFIMPISLAAVQRARFVRNAVEVAVFKRAAEEGLAASIMAELDAIIAMQEGSKDSPEDFTIADDAFHRTVANGIRMGDIWSLLEREKAQFDRLRFLSLPNVTPVELLIEQHKAMLSAVKRRDPAAAEAAVHVHLSEVLKVTEHLAQRYPDLIVNDL